One window of Natrinema sp. SYSU A 869 genomic DNA carries:
- a CDS encoding DUF2080 family transposase-associated protein has translation MATEQWVETRNADQCGNSAHIRVPKRFRGKPFQAELVAEEKQWRETLEAKACGNSAHILLPKRFRGKTFRVELLQGCREKGGNG, from the coding sequence ATGGCGACGGAGCAGTGGGTGGAGACCCGGAACGCAGACCAGTGCGGGAACAGCGCACACATCCGGGTACCAAAACGATTCCGCGGCAAACCATTCCAGGCAGAACTGGTAGCCGAAGAGAAGCAGTGGCGGGAGACACTGGAAGCCAAAGCCTGCGGCAACAGCGCCCACATCCTCCTCCCCAAACGCTTCCGCGGCAAGACGTTCCGTGTAGAACTTCTCCAAGGTTGCCGCGAGAAAGGTGGTAACGGGTGA